The window CGACTCGGGAGCAGGGAGCGCTTCGCGCGACCGTGACTTCCGCGTCTACCTCGAGATCATGGGCTTCTGGACGCCCGACTATGTGAAAAAGAAGCTCGCCCAACTCGAGGGGCTCGAGGACGTCGACCTGCTCGTCGCCGTCGACGAGTCGCTGGGCGTCGGCGAGGAGATCGCCGCGCGAGACCACCGGGCGATCCCCTACTCGGGCTCGGTGCGGGTCAAGGACGTCGTCGACGTCCTGCAGGAGTACGAGCGCGATCTGGTCGCCGAGAGCGCGGCCGCTCTCCCGGCCGAACTCGTCCCCGAGGACGACGTCGTGGGTCTCGAGTCGCTGGCGGCCCGCCACGGCGTGAGCGCGGACGCGCTCGCGGCGAAAACGTTCCCCGAGCACGAGCGCGTCGGTCGGACGCTCGTTCGGCCGGGCGTCCTCGAGGCGTTGGCGGCGAAGATCGAACCCGGAATGGCGCTCGGAGAGGTAGAATCGATCCTCGAGGAACGCGGACTGTCGGACTCGAGCGCCCTCCTCTCGCAACTGGGCTACCGCGTCGAGTGGGAGGGGCTGGGCGGCGGCACGGTCGTCGAGCGGTGAGCCGGGCGAGTCCGTGGACGCACACGGGCAGTTCCGCGTCCTGTACTCGCGTTCACACGGACCGTTATTCCGCTCGAGCGCGTACGAACCGATATGCCCGAGGAGACACGTGGCATCCACCACGTCACCGCGATCGCCAGCGATCCCGAGCGCAACTACGCCTTTTACACCGAGACGCTCGGTCTGCGACTCGTCAAGCGAAGCGTCAACCAAGACGACGTCTCGGTCTACCACCTCTTCTACGCCGACCACGAGGGCACGCCGGGAACGAGCATGACCTTCTTTCCGTACGTCGACGCCCGTTCGGGCCAGGTCGGGACTGGCCAGGTTAGCACCGTCTCCTTCCTCGTCCCCGAGGGGTCGATCGACTACTGGCGCGACCGCCTCGAGAACGCGGGCGCCGAGCCCGACGACCCGTTCGAGCGGTTCGGCGACACCGTCCTCCCCTTTACCGATCCCGACGGCCTGCCGCTGGAACTGGTCGCGCAGGCGGACGCGCCGCCGGCGAACCTGCCCGAGAGTCCGGTCCCCGAGGAGCACGCGATCCGCGGCTTTTTCGGCGTGACGCTCTCGCTGACCAGCGCCGATCCGACCGTGGACCTGCTCGAGGATATGGGCTATCAGGAGACCGGCCACGAACCCGGAACCGAGGGCGGCGGCCCCCGACGCCGGTTCGAAGCCGACGGCGAGCTGGGCTTCGTCGTCGACGTCGAGGAGGACCCGCAGGCTCCGCAGGGACTGCCCGGCGCCGGCACGGTCCACCACGTCGCCTTCGAGGTCCGGGAGGACGAACAGGAGGACTGGCGCGAGTTCCTGATCGACAGGGGGCTCCGCCCGACCGAGATCATCGATCGGAAGTGGTTCAAGTCGGTCTACACCCGCGAGTACGGGAACGTGCTCTTCGAGTTCGCCACGAAGGAGCCGGGGTACACCGTCGACGAGGATCTCGAGGAACTGGGCGAGCGACTGGTGTTGCCCGAGTGGCTCGAGGACCGCCGCGGGGAGATCGAAGCCGGGTTGCCGAAGCTGTCGGCTGCGGCGGAGTCGGAGCCGCAGTCCTGACCGCGGCTACCCGAACCGACCACGGCACGAGCGCGTCCAACCGTTTTGCGTCTCGCTCCCGTCCGATGGCTCGAGACCCTATGTCTGTATCCGACGCACGAACGGTAACCGAGACCGGACAGTTCGCGGATCTGTACCCCTACCTCCGGATCGGCACCGGCCCGAAGACGCTGCTGGTGATCCCCGGCCTCGGCGACGCGATGTTCGACGGCGAGTACGGCCGGCAGGAAACGTGGTTCTTCAAGCGGCTGTTCGACGCCTTCCGCGACGAGTACACGGTCTACGTGGTCAGCCGACCGCGCGGCCTCGGCGACGACTACTTCATCGAGGCGATGGCCCAGGACTACGCCCGCGTCCTCGAGTCCGATATCGGCTCGGCGTCAGTGTTCGGGCTGTCGATGGGCGGCCTGATCGCTCAGGAAGTCGCGCGAGAACGACCCGACCTCGTCGAGCGACTCGTCGTCGGCGTCTCGGGCTGTCGCCTCGCGGCGAACGGCCGCCCGCTCGTCCGCCAACTGCGCAGTTTCGCGCTCGAGGAGGACTGGCTCGCGCTCCGATCGCGCCTCTACGAGCACATGTTCACCGGCGCGCGCGGACGCCTCTATCCGCTGCTCTCGCGAACGGTCGGCCGACTGCAGCCGCCGACGCCGGCCGCGCCGGGCGACGTGGTTACCTCCGTAGACGCCGTCCTCGAGTACGACGGCAGCGATCGGCTGGGTGAGATAGAGCCCCGAACGCTCGTCATCGGCGCGGCCGAGGATCCGTTCTTCACCGAGGCGATCCTCCGTGAGACCCACGCCGGCCTGCCGGACTCGCAACTTGCGATGTACCAGAACGGGAAACACGGCGTCTTCCTCGAGCAGCGGGCTGGGTTTACGGGGTGGATCAGGCGGTTTCTGGAGGGCGAGACGGCTCGCGTGCCACAGCGATCGTAGCGATCGTTCTAGGGGCGCAGGTACGCGTACCCCTCCTCGCTCTGCAGTCGCGTCACTTCGACGGCACCTTCGGGAACGGTCTCGATGCCGTCGACGAGGTCCGATTCTTCGAGATCGAGCATCTCGAGCGTGTTGCTGCAGGCCCTGAACGCGACGTCGTCGTTCAGTAGTTCCTGCACTTGATCAGCGTTTTCGCCGTCGGCTGTGACCGCCTGCATGCCGTCCGCCTGGACGACGATCGCGACCTCGTCGATCCTATCGGTCTCGTCGTCGAGGAGGTTGCGAGCGATGGCGAGGGCGGTTTCCTGTTCGGCGTCGTCTCCGGAGAGGAGGTGGACGACAGTCTTCATGCCCTCGAGAACACGCGCGGCGCGGTAGAAGAGGTAGTGCTTGCGAACGGCGCCACGTTCCGCCTCGAGCGACGGTCTCGAGCGGTCGGACGTCGGTCTGCGGCGGCGGACTACAGGTCTCGGCGGCGCCCCTTCGGCACCAGCGAGCGGAGTTCGCCGTGCAGGTAGAGACCGACGCCGAGGGGCTCGAGATCGCCTCCTTCGACGGCTTCGCCGTCCTCATCTGGTCGGCCCGCCGGCCCGGCCCCGACTTCGTGGGCGGCGATCAAATACCCCCAATCGCCCTCCCAGCGCTCTATGTCTTGATCCTCGCCGGCGGCGAACTTCCGGGCTTCCTCACGTTCGAGTTCGATCACGCACTCGTCGGCGTACTTGCCGAAGCGCTGGACGAAGTCCGTGGTCGGCTTCCAGTGCTCTTGCCGGGTCCGCAGACAGGTCATGCCGATCGACTCGATCTTCACCGGCGTCGGCGCCTCGCCGGCGTAGATCCAGATCTTGCCGGCGCCTTTCTCCCAGAAGGTGTGGTCGTCGAAGGTGTCGCGCGGAATGCCGAATCGATCTTCGAAGTACTCGAGGACTTCCTCGCGGCTGACGCGGCCCTCGACGGTTCGCTCGTCGGGGGTCGACGGGAGGCGGTCGAACCGCTGGCCGTCGTTTTGCTCGAGTTCTGATTCCGTTTCGTCCCCCATCAGGCGGTCACCTCCAACTTCGCGACGAAGAAGCCGCCCGTATCGTTGTGGTGCGGGTAGATCCGGGCCGCCTTCTCGAGGCTCGAGTCGTACTCGTCGCCCTCCCACTCGGTGAGCCCGGGTGCGTACTCGAGGTCGAGATCGAAGTCGACGACGCGACAGTTCTCCTCCTCGAGGGCGTGCTGGACGACGGCCTCGTTCTCCTCGGGGGCGAACGTACACGTCGAGTAGACGACGGTGCCGCCCTCGCGGGTGGCCTGGATCGCCCGGCGGAGGATGCCCTTCTGGATGCCCGAGACCGAGGCGAGGTGGTCCTCGGACCAGTCCTCGAGCGCGTCGGGGTTCTTCCGGATCGTCCCCTCACAGGAACAGGGCGCGTCGACGAGCGTCCGGTCGAACTCGTCGAACGAGAACCGCTGCAGCGAGTAGTTTCGGGCGTCCTCGTTGGTGACCGCGAGGCTGGTCGCCCCGAGACGCTCGGCGTTGAACCGCAGCGCGGAGATCCGGCCGAGGTTGCTGTCGTTCGCGACGACCGTCCCCTCGTCGTCCATCAGCGCCGCGATCTGGGTCGCCTTTCCGCCGGGCGCAGCACAGCAGTCCCAGACGCGCTCCCCCGGCTGGGGATCGAGGACGACCGGCGGCACCGCCGAGACCTCCTCCTGCCCGTGGGTAAACCCGTGGAACGAGGTCCACGTCGACCCGGGCGAGTCCGTTTCGAGGCGCAGCACGCGCGGGTTCCAGTCGGCTTGCTCGTAGCCGACGGCCTCCTGATCGAGGGCCTCGAGCGTCCGCTCGACGGACGCCTTGATCGTGTTGATCCGGACGGCGTTGCCCAGCGGCCGCTCGCAGGCCTCCAGAAACGCGTCGAAATCGTCGATAATCGGTCGATACCGCTCGAGTGGCTCCATTACCGCCGAATTCGAACGCCCGGCGTTTGTGGGTTTCGAAGCGGTCGACTCAGAGGCGGCTTGTTCCGGGAAAGTAACGAACATACTTGTCCACCAGAATACATATTTATACAACGGTAGCCATAACTGTGGGCCAAGATATCCGTAATGACCGACTCGACGAAATTCGAAGTCACCGACTGCGCCGTTATCGGCCGCACGTTCGAGGAGTATCTGGCGATGTTCGACCTCGAGCCGGCCGAACTCGAGGGACGGCGCGTGCTCGATTGCCCGTCCGGGGTTGCGTCGTTCGTCGCCACCGCGACCGACCGCGGCGTCGACGCCGTCGGCGCCGACGTGATCTACGAGCGGGCGCGGGACGAACTCGCCGGACGGTGTCGCGACGACCGGGAATCGGTCGCCGACCAGATCCTCGAGAAACCGGGCCTGTTCGCGTGGTCATTTTACGAGTCGCCCGCCGACCGGCGTCGGTACCTGCGGCGGGCGTCCGAGCGCTTCCTCGACGACTACGCTGACGGGCGGCGGGACGGTCGGTACGTCACCGCCGCGCTCCCGACGCTGCCCTTTGCGAGCGATTCGTTCCCGCTGGTCCTCTCGGCGCACTTCCTCTTTCTCTACGGGGATCGGTTCGGCGCGGCCTTCCACCGCGAGGCGCTGCGGGAACTCTGTCGCGTCGCGACCGACGAGGTCCGGATCTACCCGCTGCAGGGGCTCGACGCCGAACCCTCGCCACACCTCGAGACAGTCTTGCCGGCGCTCGAGGCCGAAGGATACGAGCCGACCCGCGTACCGGTCCCCTTCGAGTTTCAACGCGGTTCGACGGAGATGCTCGTCCTCTCGCCGTGACTACGGTCCGTCCCATCGTGGCCGCAATTTTATGAGCGCGCCACAACTCGTTGGAATATGGCCCAAATCCACACGCGCGATGTCGATGTCGACC is drawn from Halopiger aswanensis and contains these coding sequences:
- a CDS encoding VOC family protein — translated: MPEETRGIHHVTAIASDPERNYAFYTETLGLRLVKRSVNQDDVSVYHLFYADHEGTPGTSMTFFPYVDARSGQVGTGQVSTVSFLVPEGSIDYWRDRLENAGAEPDDPFERFGDTVLPFTDPDGLPLELVAQADAPPANLPESPVPEEHAIRGFFGVTLSLTSADPTVDLLEDMGYQETGHEPGTEGGGPRRRFEADGELGFVVDVEEDPQAPQGLPGAGTVHHVAFEVREDEQEDWREFLIDRGLRPTEIIDRKWFKSVYTREYGNVLFEFATKEPGYTVDEDLEELGERLVLPEWLEDRRGEIEAGLPKLSAAAESEPQS
- a CDS encoding RsmB/NOP family class I SAM-dependent RNA methyltransferase, with protein sequence MEPLERYRPIIDDFDAFLEACERPLGNAVRINTIKASVERTLEALDQEAVGYEQADWNPRVLRLETDSPGSTWTSFHGFTHGQEEVSAVPPVVLDPQPGERVWDCCAAPGGKATQIAALMDDEGTVVANDSNLGRISALRFNAERLGATSLAVTNEDARNYSLQRFSFDEFDRTLVDAPCSCEGTIRKNPDALEDWSEDHLASVSGIQKGILRRAIQATREGGTVVYSTCTFAPEENEAVVQHALEEENCRVVDFDLDLEYAPGLTEWEGDEYDSSLEKAARIYPHHNDTGGFFVAKLEVTA
- a CDS encoding alpha/beta fold hydrolase, which gives rise to MSVSDARTVTETGQFADLYPYLRIGTGPKTLLVIPGLGDAMFDGEYGRQETWFFKRLFDAFRDEYTVYVVSRPRGLGDDYFIEAMAQDYARVLESDIGSASVFGLSMGGLIAQEVARERPDLVERLVVGVSGCRLAANGRPLVRQLRSFALEEDWLALRSRLYEHMFTGARGRLYPLLSRTVGRLQPPTPAAPGDVVTSVDAVLEYDGSDRLGEIEPRTLVIGAAEDPFFTEAILRETHAGLPDSQLAMYQNGKHGVFLEQRAGFTGWIRRFLEGETARVPQRS
- a CDS encoding DUF7122 family protein codes for the protein MGDETESELEQNDGQRFDRLPSTPDERTVEGRVSREEVLEYFEDRFGIPRDTFDDHTFWEKGAGKIWIYAGEAPTPVKIESIGMTCLRTRQEHWKPTTDFVQRFGKYADECVIELEREEARKFAAGEDQDIERWEGDWGYLIAAHEVGAGPAGRPDEDGEAVEGGDLEPLGVGLYLHGELRSLVPKGRRRDL
- a CDS encoding DsrE family protein, which encodes MKTVVHLLSGDDAEQETALAIARNLLDDETDRIDEVAIVVQADGMQAVTADGENADQVQELLNDDVAFRACSNTLEMLDLEESDLVDGIETVPEGAVEVTRLQSEEGYAYLRP